The following are from one region of the Cervus canadensis isolate Bull #8, Minnesota chromosome 23, ASM1932006v1, whole genome shotgun sequence genome:
- the LOC122425542 gene encoding high mobility group protein B3-like, with protein sequence MQDFGLSWRQIAQGYGARSRSSGPALPRLANNTVNVAKGDPEKPKGKMCAYAFFVQMCREEHKKKNLEVPVNFAEFSKKCSKRWKTMSREEKSKFNEMAKADKVRYDWEMKDYRPAKGGKKKDPKAPRRPLSGFLLFCSEFHPEIKSTNPGVSIRDVAKKLGEMWNNLSDSEKQPYINKAAKLKKYEKDVADCKSRGKFDGAKGPAKVAGKKVEEEDEEDEEEEDEKEEEE encoded by the coding sequence ATGCAAGACTTTGGGCTCTCATGGAGGCAAATAGCACAAGGGTATGGAGCGCGGAGCCGCTCGTCGGGCCCTGCACTGCCCAGACTAGCGAACAATACAGTCAACGTGGCTAAAGGGGATCCCGAGAAACCGAAAGGCAAGATGTGTGCTTATGCCTTTTTTGTGCAGATGTGCAGAGAGGAACATAAGAAGAAAAACCTGGAGGTCCCTGTCAattttgctgaattttccaagaaATGCTCCAAGAGGTGGAAGACCATGTCCAGGGAAGAGAAGTCTAAATTCAATGAAATGGCAAAAGCGGATAAAGTGCGCTATGATTGGGAAATGAAGGATTACAGACCAGCTAAGGGAGGCAAGAAGAAGGACCCTAAGGCCCCCAGGAGACCACTGTCTGGATTTCTCCTATTCTGCTCTGAATTCCACCCCGAGATCAAGTCTACAAACCCTGGCGTCTCCATCAGAGATGTGGCAAAGAAGCTGGGCGAGATGTGGAATAACTTAAGTGACAGTGAGAAGCAGCCATACATCAACAAGGCAGCGAAACTGAAGAAGTATGAGAAGGATGTCGCAGACTGTAAGTCTAGAGGGAAGTTTGATGGTGCCAAGGGTCCTGCTAAAGTTGCCGGGAAAAAGGtggaagaggaagatgaagaggatgaggaagaagaggacgagaaggaggaggaggaataa